In Funiculus sociatus GB2-C1, the genomic window GACGCGACCATTGGTGGCACGAGATGCAAAAGACTGTCTCCGCCGATTGTCCCGCCGAACCGATGGATAGCGAAGATTTGCTGTTCATTTTATACACCAGCGGCAGCACGGGCAAGCCGAAAGGCGTTGTGCATACCACGGCTGGTTACAACCTCTACACCCACATGACCACCAAGTGGATTTTTGACCTTCAGGATACCGATGTCTATTGGTGTACCGCTGACGTAGGCTGGATTACCGGACACAGCTACATTGTGTATGGTCCCTTGTCCAACGGTGCCACCACCGTAATGTACGAAGGTGCGCCGCGTGCCTCAAATCCTGGCTGTTTTTGGGATGTGATTGAAAAGCACGGTGTCAACGTTTTTTATACCGCACCGACTGCAATTCGCGCTTTCATCAAGATGGGCGAAGAGTTACCCAATGCCAGAAATCTCTCTTCTCTACGATTGCTAGGAACCGTAGGCGAACCAATTAACCCGGAGGCGTGGATGTGGTATCACCGCGTGATTGGTGGCGAAAAGTGTCCGATTGTCGATACCTGGTGGCAAACTGAGACGGCTGGCATTATGATTACGCCGCTACCAGGGGCAATTCCCACCAAACCCGGTTCTGCTACCCTTCCCTTCCCTGGAATCCTCGCTGATATTGTGGATTTGGAAGGCAACACAGTCCCCGACAGCGAAGGCGGCTATCTAGTCATTAAGCATCCTTGGCCTGGGATGATGCGAACCGTCTACGGCGACCCCGACCGTTTCCGCCGCACCTACTGGGAACACATTCCCCCGAAAGATGGGCAGTATGTCTACTTTGCTGGAGATGGTGCCAGACGCGATGAGGATGGCTACTTCTGGGTGATGGGAAGGGTTGACGATGTGCTGAATGTGTCAGGACACCGCTTAGGGACGATGGAAGTGGAATCCGCTTTAGTTTCCCATCCCGCCGTTGCTGAAGCTGCGGTAGTGGGTAAGCCGGATGAACTCAAAGGGGAAGAAGTAGTAGCGTTTGTTACTTTAGAGGGTACGTATAGTGCCAGCGAGGAACTGAGTAAAGAACTCAAAAAACACGTTGTTGCGGAGATTGGCGCGATCGCGCGTCCTGGTGAAATTCGCTTCACCGACTCCTTACCCAAAACTCGTTCGGGTAAGATTATGCGGCGATTATTGCGAAATCTCGCTTCTGGTCAAGAAGTCTCCGGCGACACCTCTACGCTAGAGGATCGTGGCGTGTTGGATAAACTCCGAGAAGAAGCGTAATTTTTTAACGCAAAGGTAAGTCAAGGTAAACGCAGAGTTTCGCCGAGGATTTCCTTGGCAAACCTTTGGGGTAAGGGCGGGTTTTAAACTCGCCCTG contains:
- the acs gene encoding acetate--CoA ligase, whose amino-acid sequence is MSQPTIESILQEKRLFAPPAEFSQKAHIKSLEEYQQLYDRAKADPQKFWAELADQELHWFQKWDTVLDWQPPFAKWFVGGKTNISYNCLDRHLTTWRKNKAALIWEGEPGDSRTLTYAQLHREVCQFANALKQLGVEKGDRVGIYMPMIPEAAIAMLACARIGAAHSVVFGGFSAEALRDRLIDGQAKVVITADGGWRKDAIVPLKEQVDKALADGAVPSVQNVLVVKRTGQEIYMQTGGRDHWWHEMQKTVSADCPAEPMDSEDLLFILYTSGSTGKPKGVVHTTAGYNLYTHMTTKWIFDLQDTDVYWCTADVGWITGHSYIVYGPLSNGATTVMYEGAPRASNPGCFWDVIEKHGVNVFYTAPTAIRAFIKMGEELPNARNLSSLRLLGTVGEPINPEAWMWYHRVIGGEKCPIVDTWWQTETAGIMITPLPGAIPTKPGSATLPFPGILADIVDLEGNTVPDSEGGYLVIKHPWPGMMRTVYGDPDRFRRTYWEHIPPKDGQYVYFAGDGARRDEDGYFWVMGRVDDVLNVSGHRLGTMEVESALVSHPAVAEAAVVGKPDELKGEEVVAFVTLEGTYSASEELSKELKKHVVAEIGAIARPGEIRFTDSLPKTRSGKIMRRLLRNLASGQEVSGDTSTLEDRGVLDKLREEA